The following DNA comes from Acidobacteriota bacterium.
CGGAGGCGCGGTATGGGCCCCCGGCCTCAGTGGAGATGGCTTCGGCAGCGGTCCCTACAGCCGGCTGATCTCTCGACTCACCGCCCAGGGCGTGACCTGGATCAACGACCTGGGTGACCTCGACTATCTCAGCTTTCTGCTCTACGGCACCGATACCCCGGCCCCGGCCCGGGATCACTGGACCGGGCCCTTCGCCGACCAGGTCGACCACCTCTTCCGGGGCCAGTTCGACGCGGACGGCTACATGGACCAGTGGTTGCCGGACCAGGACCCCCAGGCGGGGGAGACCTGGCTCAACGAGTTCTGCCTCGGTCCGGGAGACTACATCTTTTTCGACCTGGTCTGGGACGATTGGGTCGACGCCGACAATGACGGTATTCCGGAGACCACCGAGGACTACGCCCTCGATTTCTGGGAACGGGTCGACGGCAAGCTGGTGCTTTTCGACACCTCGTCCTCGCTGCCCGACAACTTCCAGGGAGGGGAGGAGGGGGACTATCCCTGGGACACCTTCGATCTGTTCAACCCGGGGACCGGGACCGTGTGCTACGAGCTGGCGATCTTCGCCGAGTTCGCCCTGGGGGACAACCGCTTCCACCTCTACTGGGCGGCGGACAACCTGTCCCTGCCGGGCCAGCTCTCCGCGGGCTTCCAGCCCCCGTTTTCGATCACGGCCGGCAACAGGATGATCCCGGCGGACACTCCCGGAGTCGTGGGGGTGGGCACCTCTTCGCCGGCCGATCAGGTCGAACCCTTCTCGCCCTGGGGCCTGGAAGGCGAGGCCTCGCCGGCGCTCTGCGCTCCGGCCGACGTGAGCACGGCGACCTTCTCCGGCGGTGGTTTCGTCACCTCCTTCGCCGCGGCCCACGTGGCCGGGGCCACCAGCCTGCTGATGCAGAAACTCGGCTTCGTCAGCACCACCGAAGCTCTCGAACTGCTCGAGGCCCGGGCGCGGGACATCACGGGGTCGGCGCCGGACGTGCAGTGCGGTGCGGGCCGGCTGTGCATGTTGACCGGGCGCTGCGCCGCGCCGTAGGCGTCACGGCGCCCGGCTCCCCGAGGGTCTTGCCATCGGGTGCCCGATCGAAGAAGATGCACGACTTCGACCTGGACCCCGCTGCGCTTCCGGAAGGAGCGGCCGATGGCATTCGGACACCCCAAGGGACTGTTCCCGCTGTTCTTCACCGAGATGTGGGAGCGGCTGGCCTTCTATACGATGGTCGGCATCCTGCTGCTCTATACGACCGACACGGAGCGGGGCGGCCTGGGCCTTCCGGCCCAGCAGGGCAACGAGATCTACGGCCTCTACCTGGCCTTCGTCTACTTCACACCGTTCATCGGCGGGATGATCGCGGACCGTTTCCTCGGCTATCGACGGGCGGTGGCCCTGGGTGGGCTGCTGATGGGCGGCGGCCTGCTGCTGATGGGCGTGCCGGGCTTCACCTACTTCGTGCTCGGCCTGATCGGGCTGATCGTGGGCAACGGCTTCTTCAAGCCCAATATCTCGGTGATGGTCGGCAACCTCTACGAGCCGGGTGACCCTCGCCGGGACGCGGGCTTCAACATCTTCTACATGGGCATCAATATCGGGGCGTTGCTCGCCACGCTGCTGGTGGCGCCCCTGATGCGTAACGTCTTCGGCTGGTTGTGGACCTTTCGCGCGGCAGGCATCGGCGTGCTGTTGGCGGTGGTCATCCTGGCGACCCAGTGGCGCATCCTGGCCCACGCCGATCGCCAGCCGGAACACAGCGAAGAGGACATGGGTTTCGGCGCGGTGCTGGCCAAGATCATCCTTCCCGCCTTCGCGGTGGGCCTGGCGGGCTATTTCTTCGCCCGCCAGGTGGGGATGAGCGTCGTCAGCCCCTCCGACTTCGGTTTCCTCGTCGGTTCGATTCCCGTCTTGCTCTTCTTCGTGGTGCTGGCGCTCAAGGCCAGGGAAGAGGAACGCCCGGGTCTACTCGCGCTGCTGCCGATATTCGTGGCGGGTGGCGCGTTCTTCATGATCCTCCACCTCAACGGCAGTGCCATGACCCAGTGGGCGCGGGACGAGACCGATCGCCAGGTGGGGGGTGTGACCCGGGCGCTGACGTGGACCCACCAGGAAGCCCTGCCGCGCTACTACATCAATGCCGCCGAGGACGTGCCGCGGCCGGACCCGCGCACGCTGCTGGTGGTGGAAGATGCGCGGGTGGCCGCCATGTACGGTCAGCAGCGCCTCGAC
Coding sequences within:
- a CDS encoding peptide MFS transporter; translation: MAFGHPKGLFPLFFTEMWERLAFYTMVGILLLYTTDTERGGLGLPAQQGNEIYGLYLAFVYFTPFIGGMIADRFLGYRRAVALGGLLMGGGLLLMGVPGFTYFVLGLIGLIVGNGFFKPNISVMVGNLYEPGDPRRDAGFNIFYMGINIGALLATLLVAPLMRNVFGWLWTFRAAGIGVLLAVVILATQWRILAHADRQPEHSEEDMGFGAVLAKIILPAFAVGLAGYFFARQVGMSVVSPSDFGFLVGSIPVLLFFVVLALKAREEERPGLLALLPIFVAGGAFFMILHLNGSAMTQWARDETDRQVGGVTRALTWTHQEALPRYYINAAEDVPRPDPRTLLVVEDARVAAMYGQQRLDEEAVRAIAATGEVRVEEIGEGAQGPLARRAAAVYASGTVTVEETADAHGVRSISVSVPDGAEALRQVAFVREVEGRPMAVFVVDAHTYESIYEGYRRLYGKEPALLPPGEFLTVVSPEVYQSWNPFFVILLTPVVVAFFAWRVKRGKPVPTAHKLLYGILLTAAALAFMALAGLMTRSGTVKVSGFYLATFYMIVTLGELCLSPMGLSLVTKLTPRRLVGLAMGGWFLATAIGNKFSGFFGTIQGLMDPLYFFLLLSGVSALVALFLFLVLSRLDRAIRRYGA